From one Rhodamnia argentea isolate NSW1041297 chromosome 1, ASM2092103v1, whole genome shotgun sequence genomic stretch:
- the LOC115730617 gene encoding G-type lectin S-receptor-like serine/threonine-protein kinase LECRK1 — protein sequence MAAPIFFLLPLGFLFITATSQGQKNISLANSLTPTSKSSWLSPSGIFAFGFYQRGNGYYVGVFLPGTSNKTVVWTYNRDNPPLPSNSTLHFDSSGRIVLSSAQAQDTYVATPSDTTAAASMLDSGNFVLYNSNQVIIWQSFDTPTDTILGGQRLLASQELHSSASVTDPSTGLFLVIMQLDGVLALYPDGTPFTAAYGYWDSGTPNNGPNVTLHLEDDGFLYLLKPPGVYLANFTSQGLPKEDMIYRATIDPDGLFRLYSLNISRKDDWSVVWLATTDGCSPKGICGLNMFCANMDLNPQCLCLPGFATVRDGNGTAGCERNFTAESCKTMDSTTRYNIQPVPSTIWEDATYSTLTSLTSEECVAACQQDCNCEAVTYSDQSCNKQKLPLRFGRRVVGGNSNSLLYIKVGDAPSGEGGRNGLVQKDNDKHTRRDILIAVASSIAFAIVMLAVSGIIVHKNRAWVYEMLPKDGFLRTIEDVAPRSYTFEDLKKVTGNFSEEIGKGAFGTVYKGTLMRNLHGSKVVAVKKLEKISSEGESEFQAEVKTIGKTHHRNLVRLLGYCHDGPNRLLVYEYMSNGSLADLLFKDEKQASWDVKMRIALHIVRGLLYLHEECETQIIHCDIKPQNILIDDNMQAKISDFGLSKLLKPDQTNTTTGIRGTRGYVAPEWHKNLPVTVKADIYSFGIVLLEIICCRRSVDWSLPEEEALLEELVYNRFQAGELDKLVDYQTIDKKQLERTVSVALWCTLEEPSLRPSMRKVLLMLEGTVDVPIPPSPTSFLSTI from the coding sequence ATGGCTGCTCCAATCTTCTTTCTCCTCCCGTTGGGATTCCTGTTCATAACAGCCACTTCCCAAGGACAGAAAAACATCAGCCTCGCCAACTCTCTCACGCCCACCTCCAAATCCTCATGGCTCTCGCCTTCCGGCATCTTTGCGTTTGGATTTTACCAGAGAGGCAATGGCTATTACGTGGGAGTCTTCCTTCCGGGGACTTCGAATAAAACCGTGGTTTGGACTTATAACAGAGATAACCCTCCGCTTCCAAGCAATTCCACTCTGCATTTCGATAGCAGTGGCAGAATTGTTTTGTCGTCAGCACAAGCGCAGGATACATACGTCGCCACTCCTAGCGATACGACTGCTGCGGCTTCCATGCTCGATTCGGGGAACTTCGTTCTTTACAACTCTAACCAGGTCATCATATGGCAGAGCTTCGACACACCAACAGATACCATTTTAGGTGGTCAACGTCTATTGGCATCACAGGAGTTACATTCAAGTGCTTCGGTCACTGATCCATCGACGGGTCTCTTTCTCGTCATCATGCAGTTAGACGGAGTTCTGGCGTTATATCCTGATGGCACTCCATTCACTGCCGCGTATGGTTACTGGGATTCCGGGACACCTAATAATGGTCCGAATGTGACGCTACATCTTGAGGATGATGGGTTTCTCTACCTATTGAAACCCCCCGGTGTATACCTCGCGAACTTCACGAGCCAAGGACTTCCTAAAGAAGATATGATCTATCGTGCGACGATCGACCCAGATGGTCTTTTCCGGCTATACTCATTGAACATAAGCAGGAAGGACGATTGGTCAGTTGTATGGTTAGCCACGACCGATGGATGCAGCCCCAAGGGCATATGCGGGCTTAATATGTTCTGTGCGAATATGGATCTGAATCCTCAGTGCCTGTGTCTTCCAGGATTCGCAACTGTGAGGGATGGCAACGGCACTGCAGGGTGTGAGAGGAACTTCACTGCAGAAAGCTGCAAGACAATGGACTCCACGACCAGATACAACATTCAACCTGTTCCTAGCACCATATGGGAGGACGCAACCTATTCCACTCTAACATCGTTGACCAGTGAAGAATGTGTAGCAGCATGTCAGCAGGATTGCAATTGCGAGGCTGTCACATACAGCGATCAGTCCTGCAACAAGCAGAAGCTTCCTCTAAGATTTGGTAGGAGAGTCGTTGGCGGGAACTCAAACTCACTACTTTACATCAAGGTAGGTGATGCTCCATCTGGCGAAGGTGGAAGAAACGGCCTTGTGCAAAAGGATAATGATAAGCATACCCGGAGAGACATTCTGATTGCAGTTGCATCATcaattgcttttgcaatagtgATGTTGGCAGTGTCTGGAATTATTGTTCACAAGAATCGTGCCTGGGTTTACGAAATGCTTCCAAAGGACGGATTTCTCAGAACAATTGAAGATGTTGCTCCTAGATCGTATACTTTTGAAGACCTGAAGAAAGTCACTGGAAACTTTTCGGAAGAGATTGGCAAAGGAGCTTTTGGAACAGTCTACAAAGGCACGCTGATGAGGAATCTGCATGGCAGCAAAGTCGTAGCAGTTAAGAAACTAGAGAAGATCTCCTCCGAGGGAGAAAGTGAGTTCCAAGCTGAGGTGAAAACTATTGGAAAGACTCATCACCGGAATCTGGTCCGACTTCTAGGTTATTGTCATGATGGACCGAATAGGCTCTTGGTGTATGAGTACATGAGTAATGGGTCACTGGCCGATCTACTCTTTAAAGACGAAAAGCAAGCCAGTTGGGACGTGAAAATGCGAATAGCTCTTCATATCGTTAGAGGCCTCCTTTATCTACATGAAGAGTGCGAGACGCAGATCATTCATTGTGACATAAAGCCTCAGAACATATTGATAGACGACAACATGCAAGCGAAGATTTCTGATTTTGGGCTGTCGAAGCTGCTGAAGCCAGATCAGACCAACACCACAACAGGCATAAGAGGTACAAGGGGGTACGTCGCGCCGGAGTGGCACAAGAATCTGCCAGTCACTGTGAAAGCCGACATTTACAGCTTCGGAATAGTGCTGCTGGAGATCATTTGTTGTCGAAGAAGCGTGGATTGGAGCCTTCCTGAGGAGGAAGCCCTTCTTGAGGAGTTGGTTTACAACCGCTTCCAGGCTGGCGAGCTGGATAAACTGGTGGATTATCAAACCATTGACAAAAAACAATTAGAGAGGACGGTTTCAGTTGCACTTTGGTGTACTCTAGAAGAGCCATCGCTTCGTCCTTCGATGAGAAAGGTGCTTCTGATGCTTGAAGGCACCGTCGACGTTCCAATCCCTCCTTCTCCTACTTCCTTCCTCAGTACCATCTGA